The genomic region ACCCGATTCGAGCCTGATCCGATTCACCGATTTGAAAAAGAAAACATTGTTTTCAAGCAATTTTATAGATTTATAGAACATCAAAATATATAGAATACTAATAGTGATTATGAATTAAGAAACAAAGTTAATTATTTCTTatcttctttcttttcttcttttttctcttctttcttttcttcctttttctcttcctttttctcttctttcttttcttctttctttactGGTTCTTTTGCTGGCCCAACTGAGATTATATCCACTTTACCTACTTTTTTCAGCTTCTTCACCACTGCCACCGTGTCCATCTCTCCGATCACCGTCAGTTTTTGATCTTTTAGATCAGCCGCTATCGAATCGACTCCTATAAGATACCAATTCAATTATATATAAAGTGATGTGATTGAATCCCATCAATAATTATGCATAAAGTAGTACTAATACTATACCATAGATATCAGCAGCAGCTTCAATGGCTTTTTGTTTGGTTTTGTCATCAGTCATGGTAAGCACTTTGAGTACCACCTTCTGTTTTATCATAACCATACATAAACATGCAGCAGAAATTTAATTAAATTAGAATGAACAAAATTTAAATTGATTAGAAAAAAAAGGTGATTACCTGAGCCATGTGAAGAGGGTGGAGAGCAAAGTGGGTTCTGATTCAAAAGTGAAATGGGTCATCTAATTGTTTTGGTGTTTTATATTGGATAAATTGTATGCGTGTGAATACAAAGCGTACAACGTATCTAGTCATGCTGATTTGTGTAAGGTTGTGCTTTTAAAGACTTGTATGATGTGCTTTACCAGTAGTACTTTTAACAATTCAAAAATGGTCGGCGTACTTTCAAGAATTATACATTTAATGTGTTAAAACTTTGATGTTGCAACAGGATTTTAATTGTCTTGGTACCAAACTTTATTTTGTTCGTCATTCTTTGGGGTGAATATAACGATATATGCATATTCATTAGAATTATACGAAGTAACTAAGATATAAGTTACTATTCATAATATTAAAACAGATTAGTGATCAAAAAAGCAATGAAttctttcctttttctttttttttttggttaaaaaAGCGAGTTGAATATTCAGATatgctaaaaaaatatatatttaatttacagtttcaataaATCAAATTATATTGTGTGTGATGGTATTTCCCCTCTCTATCTGCAGGGCCTAGGCCCAGGCCCACTAACCCAGCTAAAAAAAGTCGATACGGAGACACTGAGTACTCAGTGGCAATGttacaaaattcgctattcggggattaatcggtaggGACTTTGGAAAAattaatcggcaattcggagattaatcggggattaatcggattgtactgtacacatttaaatattaaattttaaaaattatatgtgtaattaTAGAAAAAAACATTAATATAAAGAttattttaacataattgtctaaaattgttcattttcttCAAAACtgtaaaattctagtttaaattcatattaaaatgttaaccatttttgatTTTGACTGACTTTTATTACcaaaattcgattttgatccatcaattgacgttgaccgtttaattaaacgggtttttgaaaatcggaacggattgctccgaAAAATGATTAATcagagattaatcggcgagtaatcgggttttttacaacactgctcaGTGGTGTTCTAGAATCAAAATTTAATAGAGTCATATACAATTTGAATGatactttttaatttttttctaaaaaaatgacTATTTAATCTATTTAAACcacaaattttaaaaatatatgaggTCATATATATAAATTTCGTAGTGTCGAGAACAATTTTAGTAGCACACAAAGTTATCCCCTGACTTTGAAATTCACCCAAGGTCGCCTTTCGCACATTGCGTTGCGGGGGCATGGGGGTTTTACcggtcatgccctcggattggtcggGGTTTCCTCCAGAGCAGCAGTTGAGTGTGGGTTATGCAACTGCAGGAGATGATCGCGTGAGTGATTTAGTTCCTCCCGAGTGATTCCAAACTGATGTTAAAAAAATGTATAAAATGTATGGTTACCAGTTCATCACGTAAGTACCTAACTAGTTACTCCCTGCGTTTCCTATTGTCCCAGACAAAACACACAGTTTAAAAAAAAGAGAATGACACATGTACTTTTTTTGTTAACTTTTCAGTCTTaccttttatttttttatcaaTTTTTTTGTCTTACGTGTATAAAGTAGGGGGCATAAGAAATTTATCACATTATTTTTCCTCATTTATgaaagtgaacaattaatttgagacataaaaaaatatatagaatatagaatTGGAAAGAGGGGAGTATTATTTGAGAAATGTTAAACTCAAACAATTTATTATAGTAAACTAAAATTCTCATGATGATGTGGTATTGTAGATGTCTAGATGGCACGCGAGAATCTATTAAGGGGCAATCGGGATCAGCCGCCCCCAACACTCAAgttttttttagtgtaattatatgTTAAAGTCTGACGTTCAGTGTATTTTATTTGTTAAATTTTGACATTTTGCTCCCTTTTTTTGTTTTCTACATATTTTTCATGTTTTGCacccgtaaaaaaaaaaaagttgaatccGCCACTTTAGTAGATACTCCAATCATAACATGTTAAATTTTCTTTATCATACTTAGGCTGCTAACATTGGTTCGCCGTTGATGCTCAACCACTCAAGCCGTTGCAACAACTCCATTACTAGCAACATGTATTActaaggtgtgacgacccggaaatttccgaccaaatttaagcttaatctttatatgattccgacacaataagcaaagtctgtaaagttgagtctctaaatttttgaaacagtttatatgaattcatttgactttgactattcccgacgattcacgaacaattgtttgaaaatatataataggtaaaaataaatataagtatacataATAACTTGAATCaataaaatacaattaaatcatttgaattgaagatgtaaagtaatatacagaataattaaaatgaatacatgtatgtatatatatatatatatatatatatatatatatatatatatatatatatatatatatatatataaatgaattcaATACATATGTAATGTTActgaaatatatataattattaaagatccaatatattataattagtaaatataataaaatttataaattgtattatactaaataaattacaagtttgaacataattgttacattaatattattaacattatcttcattgtaaatgttaatattaatatttgtattattaatattattattttgtaacattaatatattagaagtaattacaaattaaaatatagttaataatagtattactattaatttcattatgattaaaaataaatattaatattaaaaacagtaTTGTTAATCTTACTAAATAACATATCGATATAaagtttgatacatttaatttattatattaatattatcaatattattgttatcattattattataattgatagaagaattttaatttttaaaaattatcatttaaaatgacaatatcattatccttattgcttttatcattatacttattatttttattcatTATGGTTATCCTTAtatttgatattagtattattatttcttttattattattcttaatatatttatattaattaattaataatattaattatatatataaatatataaacctgaTAACAAatcagtattttttttatataaaacaccACCTACGAGCTTTATGATTTTGTTTGCTATCAAAGATTTGTTACATGTCGATTTCTGAACACAGTTACAAACAAAATCCGTTGAACGTCCTAATCTACTTTtgatttctttatttttcattcgtCCTTCTTGATTTATTCATCTCTGTTTCTGATGGAACCAGCTGTCGAGTTTCTTGCTTtataataattcaattactcgtTATTATACATAAACCAAATTAATCAAAGAAAAAGAGAAACAGACTCGTTAAACTCTGTTTTTCCACTTTTTAGCCAAAACTCGATCT from Rutidosis leptorrhynchoides isolate AG116_Rl617_1_P2 chromosome 9, CSIRO_AGI_Rlap_v1, whole genome shotgun sequence harbors:
- the LOC139867184 gene encoding heavy metal-associated isoprenylated plant protein 39 produces the protein MAQKVVLKVLTMTDDKTKQKAIEAAADIYGVDSIAADLKDQKLTVIGEMDTVAVVKKLKKVGKVDIISVGPAKEPVKKEEKKEEKKEEKKEEKKEEKKEEKKEDKK